In Ostrea edulis chromosome 4, xbOstEdul1.1, whole genome shotgun sequence, a single window of DNA contains:
- the LOC125667972 gene encoding charged multivesicular body protein 5-like, giving the protein MNRLFGKGKEKQPPPNLTDCVNNIDSRGESMDKKIGRLDAELKKYKDQMKKMRDGPSKNMVKQKAMRILKQKKMYENQRENLMQQSFNIEQQNYAIQSLKDTKTTVDAMKVGVKEFKKAYKHVNIDGIENLQDDMEDLTEQANEIQEVMGRSYGMPEVDDDELEAELDALGDDLALDEDSSYLDDVALPSVATSEPGADSMREGNVPVDEFGLPQIPQSAK; this is encoded by the coding sequence ATGAACCGTCTTTTTGGAAAAGGTAAAGAAAAACAACCACCACCCAATCTAACAGATTGTGTCAATAATATTGACAGCAGGGGTGAATCAATGGACAAAAAGATCGGAAGACTAGACGCAGAGCTGAAAAAATACAAAGATCAAATGAAAAAGATGAGAGATGGGCCATCTAAAAACATGGTGAAACAAAAGGCTATGCGAATTCTGAAGCAGAAGAAAATGTATGAAAATCAGAGAGAGAACCTGATGCAGCAGTCATTCAACATTGAACAACAGAATTACGCAATTCAGTCATTAAAGGATACGAAAACAACAGTTGATGCTATGAAAGTTGGGGTGAAAGAATTCAAGAAGGCTTACAAACACGTGAACATTGATGGCATTGAGAATTTACAGGATGATATGGAAGATTTAACGGAGCAGGCAAATGAAATTCAAGAGGTAATGGGCAGAAGTTATGGCATGCCTGAAGTTGATGATGATGAGTTGGAGGCTGAATTGGATGCCCTGGGTGATGACCTTGCCCTGGATGAAGATTCTTCCTACCTTGATGATGTGGCTTTACCTAGTGTGGCTACAAGTGAGCCAGGAGCAGACAGCATGAGGGAAGGAAATGTGCCTGTCGATGAATTTGGACTGCCGCAGATCCCACAATCTGCAAAGTAG
- the LOC125667974 gene encoding ubiquitin-conjugating enzyme E2 S-like: MSSFSNVENLSPQIIRQVSKEIADLCNDPPEGIKIFPNEEDITDIQAQIEGPSGTPYAGGLFRMKLVLGKNFPSEPPKGFFITKIFHPNVASNGEICVNTLKKDWKAELGIKHILLTIKCLLIVPNPESALNEEAGKLLLEQYEDYSMRAKLYTEIHAKPPKTSKDTAGILEESSRNGQEGPMAKKHAGDKNVLDKKKKEKKKVLKRL; encoded by the exons ATGTCATCA TTTTCCAATGTTGAAAATCTCTCTCCACAAATCATTCGTCAAGTGTCCAAAGAAATAGCCGATCTTTGTAATGATCCTCCAGAAGGCATCAAGATATTTCCAAATGAAGAAGATATAACCGATATACAAGCACAAATTGAAGGACCTT CTGGGACTCCATATGCAGGTGGATTATTTCGGATGAAACTTGTGCTAGGGAAGAATTTTCCATCTGAACCTCCAAAAGGATTCtttataacaaaaatatttcaccCTAATGTTGCCAGTAATGGTGAAATTTGTGTGAACACATTAAAAAAAGACTGGAAAGCAGAACTAGggattaaacatattttattg ACAATAAAGTGCTTATTAATTGTACCCAATCCTGAGTCTGCATTAAATGAAGAAGCAGGAAAACTTTTGCTGGAACAATATGAAGACTACTCCATGAGAGCAAAATTATACACCGAAATACATGCAAAACCTCCAAA AACTTCAAAAGACACAGCAGGTATATTGGAGGAGTCCAGCAGAAACGGACAGGAAGGACCAATGGCGAAGAAACACGCTGGTGACAAAAATGTGTTggacaagaaaaaaaaagaaaagaaaaaggtcCTAAAGCGGTTATGA
- the LOC125667975 gene encoding ADP-ribosylation factor-like protein 6-interacting protein 1 isoform X2, with protein MEYQNENSSDTENQAIRLQQMKRDLEGWREVLLPLNGLLHWEKPYYPAIIVGVNSFIFALIWYFEPSVLTTFALLGLAISLIDFLVPIIGPNIVTAKWTRKQEEQYSEICCRLLNAKTHFHNAKVTMSSLKAEKPKIYFLMVMGTLIALAWLGSWMDNLCMTYFLVNLTLLIPGIRQHAVLQKYLARFLNVLKSFIGKGSKKMKSS; from the exons ATGGAATATCAGAACGAAAATAGTTCAGATACTGAG AACCAGGCCATTAGACTGCAGCAGATGAAGAGAGATTTGGAGGGTTGGAGAGAAGTATTACTACCATTAAATGGACTCTTGCACTGGGAAAAGCCATATTATCCTGCTATAATAGTAGGAGTGAACAGCTTTATATTTGC ATTGATATGGTACTTTGAGCCGTCAGTCCTCACAACCTTTGCTCTGTTAGGATTGGCCATCAGCCTGATTGATTTCCTGGTACCTATTATTGGTCCAAATATAGTTACAGCAAAATG GACTAGAAAACAGGAGGAGCAGTACAGTGAAATCTGTTGCAGACTACTGAATGCCAAGACACATTTCCATAATGCCAAGGTTACAATGAGCTCACTGAAAGCAGAAAAACCAAAAATA TACTTTTTGATGGTGATGGGAACTTTGATTGCCCTGGCCTGGCTAGGCAGTTGGATGGACAACTTATGTATGACCTATTTTCTGG tGAACCTGACTCTTCTGATCCCAGGAATAAGACAGCATGCCGTTCTCCAGAAATACTTGGCAAGATTTCTTAATGTTTTGAAATCCTTCATTGGGAAAGGGTCCAAGAAAATGAAATCTAGCTAG
- the LOC125667975 gene encoding ADP-ribosylation factor-like protein 6-interacting protein 1 isoform X1 gives MEYQNENSSDTENQAIRLQQMKRDLEGWREVLLPLNGLLHWEKPYYPAIIVGVNSFIFALIWYFEPSVLTTFALLGLAISLIDFLVPIIGPNIVTAKWTRKQEEQYSEICCRLLNAKTHFHNAKVTMSSLKAEKPKIYFLMVMGTLIALAWLGSWMDNLCMTYFLGKFYVFYGAKSSMYQLLRIDILISLCITSRSLCLGGDTSLVKKKKKFPGVVQYIIFGCYTKILMSLYLGGRLWVLSSFSTPFSGCATTMHVIK, from the exons ATGGAATATCAGAACGAAAATAGTTCAGATACTGAG AACCAGGCCATTAGACTGCAGCAGATGAAGAGAGATTTGGAGGGTTGGAGAGAAGTATTACTACCATTAAATGGACTCTTGCACTGGGAAAAGCCATATTATCCTGCTATAATAGTAGGAGTGAACAGCTTTATATTTGC ATTGATATGGTACTTTGAGCCGTCAGTCCTCACAACCTTTGCTCTGTTAGGATTGGCCATCAGCCTGATTGATTTCCTGGTACCTATTATTGGTCCAAATATAGTTACAGCAAAATG GACTAGAAAACAGGAGGAGCAGTACAGTGAAATCTGTTGCAGACTACTGAATGCCAAGACACATTTCCATAATGCCAAGGTTACAATGAGCTCACTGAAAGCAGAAAAACCAAAAATA TACTTTTTGATGGTGATGGGAACTTTGATTGCCCTGGCCTGGCTAGGCAGTTGGATGGACAACTTATGTATGACCTATTTTCTGGGTAAGTTCTATGTATTTTATGGTGCAAAAAGTTCCATGTATCAACTATTAAGAATAGACATTTTAATTTCCTTGTGCATTACTTCTAGAAGTTTATGTTTGGGAGGGGATACAtctttggtaaaaaaaaaaaaaaaatttccaggAGTGGTCCAATATATTATATTTGGGTGTTACACTAAAATTTTGATGAGTTTATATTTGGGAGGCAGACTTTGGGTCCTCTCCTCCTTCTCTACCCCTTTCTCTGGATGTGCGACTACAATGCATGTGataaagtaa